The window TTCCAATGAAAGTGGCTTTTGATCAAGCAGGGGTGCCTACGCCGGCTTGGAAAGCCATTCATCAACCAACAGATAATATAGATACCGTCTTTGATACCATGGGTAGTCCGCTCATTATTAAGCCAGCCATCTCTGGCGGCAGTATGGGCGTGGGAACAAGGAATGTGGTGCACCATCTTGCTGAACTACAAACACAGGTTGCACAGATGTTTCAGGGTTATCGGGGTTGGGATCTGGCTGGTGATGGGCTCTTACTGGAAGCATTTATCAAAGGCCGAGAGTTCACCACATTTATTGTTGGCGATGCAGCTTATCCAAAAGATTGTTTGGTGTATCCCGCTATAGAAAGAGTGTTTCATGCGTCGTTACCCGAAGAAGAACGTTTCCTTTCTTTTGATCGATTGTGGGAAATCTATGAAGACGAAACGCCCATGCCCAATGAAGAAAATTTCTATGAATACGCAGCTGCGCCAGCATCCTTACAAGCATTATTGCAACAATTAACACTCGATGCCTATATCGCTGTTGGAGGTAAAGGTTATGCGCGTTTAGACATTCGTATGGATGCAGCAGGCAATTGTTATGTACTGGAAGTAAACGCGCAATGCGGAATAAGTGCAGATGAAAACTATACTTCTATTGGTGCGATCCTGCGCTTTGCGCAATCTTCTTTTACAGTATTGATACAGGAAATTATACAGCGAACCTTGTTAGCAAATGATATTCGTTTGCTCACTGCTTACGCAGATTGAATACGGATATTCACGGTGCTGCCTTTTTCAAAACCATGATGGGGACTGTGCATCAGAATTTGTCCGGCTGAAGTATCCAAGGTATAAGCCGTAAAGCTGCCACAATATTGTGCATCCATCACCATTGCAGGTATGCCTGTTGCTGCTGATTGCACCTGCTCAGGTCTGATGAAGGCGTATTGCTGATCTACTTGAAAGAGCGAACGAAGGGCATCATTGAGTGTAATAAATTCACCCAGCAAGCCGGCTGCATATGCATTCACCGGATACTGATACACTTGTTGGGCACTGCCTGATTGAATCAACTTACCCGCTTCAAGCACCATCACTTTATTGGCCCAGGGTAATACATCCAGCGGATCATGTGATACCATGATACAAGTTATCTGCAATTGATTGCTAATGCCGTTGACAATATCGCGAATCGTCTGTCGGTGCGGCATATCCAAATTAGAAAAAGGTTCATCCAACAAGAGCAAACTTGGCTTGGTGAGCAAAAGCTTTGCTAAAGCAATACGTTGTCTTTCTCCACCGGAGAGCGTATCGTTCTTGCGTTTGAGTAAATGCCCGATCTGGCAGAGTTCAATCAGTTCCTGCATCATTGCCGGATTGAGTTTGTTGCCATATTCCAGCAATTCTTCCATGCGGTAATTATTGCGCAGTTCAAAATGCTGAGAGAGATACGCAATGCCGGGATGGCCTGGCAATAAAACCTCTTCCGGTCCTTTTACGCGTTTGCCCTGAAACAAGACTTGTCCGCTATCTGCGCTTGCTAAACCGCCAATCATCTTGAGCAAACTACTCTTGCCGGAGCCTGATTCCCCTATAATGGCCAGTCTTTGCCCGGCGTTCAGCTGAAAGGAGATGGATTGCAATGACATACTGTCTAACTGTTTTTGAACAGCCTGCACATCCAATAAAATGTTATCCTTGAACTCAGACATGGTGCTGCGAAAGTAACCATTCTGCCACCGTTGCAAAATGCATGGATTAATTTGTTATTCTTGTAAGCGAAATGCCCCTGAAAGTCTGCGTACTACAGCCCGATTATGCTACCAGCGGTGTGGATTATCAATATTATGATCCACCAAGAAACTTGTCGCATCTACTACCTGATGCAACAGTAGATCATGTGCTCTTGAATAAACTCACCACGTACAAGCAATTAAAAGCTTTACAGCACAAGGGTTATGATGTGTTTGTGAATTTATGTGAAGGCTATCTGGAATGGGAAGTGCCATCCATCGATGTCATTTATACACTGGAATTATTGAACCTGCCTTTTACAGGTCCAACCACCAAATTATATGATCCGCCTAAACCACTGATGAAGTATGTGGCTTATTGTGCGGGTGTGGCTACGCCGAATTATGTATTGGTGCATACGCTTGCGGATATTGATGCCATTGCACATTTGCAATATCCACTCTTTGTAAAGCCTGCGAAAGCAGGCGATAGTCTGGGTGTGGATGAGGCTTCGCTGGTACAAAACAAAGCAGCATTACAACAGAAGGTGCGCAATTTGCTGGAGGAGTATGATGAACTCTTGGTAGAAGAATATATTGATGGCAGAGAGTTTACGGTATTGGTGGCAGCGAATCCTGATGGTAAAACTTGCAGGGTGTTTAAACCGGTGGAATATGTGTTTCCGGAAGGACGTGCTTTCAAAACCTATGCATTAAAAACTTCTGAGCTGCATCCGGATTGTAATCATCCTTGCAGTGATCCGGTAACGGAAGCAGCGTTGCGCGAAGCAGCTGCAGCCATCTTTAAAGGGTTCAGCGGTGTAGGTTATGCTCGTTTGGATTTCAGACAAAAGCCGGATGGTAGTTTGTATTTTTTAGAAATCAATTTTACTTGTTCTGTTTTTTATACAGATGGCTACGAAGGCTCGGCAGATTTTATTCTGCAGTTTGATGGGATTGGTCAGCAGGGCTTTTTGCAACACATTATTGCTGAAGGGATGGCGCGTCATCAACGCAAACAGCCTTTGTATGAAATGAAAGGCAATGCTATTGCCGGCTATGGTATTTATGCCGCAAGACCCATCAGTAAGGGAGAAGTAGTTTTCAAAGGAGAGGGTCGCGCGCAAAGAATCATTACCAAACCTTACGTAGATAAAAACTGGACAGATGCCGAGAAGCAAGTCTTTGCACATTATGCTTATCCGGTAAGCGGCCAGGTTTATATTCTCTGGGATGATGATCCTACGCAGTGGGCACCACAAAACCATAGCTGTGATCCGAATACGGCTTATCAAGGATTAGACCTTGTTGCGATTAAAGCGATAGCTGCAGGCGAAGAAATTACTGCTGATTATGCAGCATTGTTGAATGATACTGCAGAAACTTTTCATTGCAAATGTGGAGCAGCGAATTGCAGGGGCGTTGTTGCAGGCAGTAACGGTAATTCAGTACAGGCAAGAATTGAGGGCTCAGTTACGCATTGAATTGCTCCCTTAATTGCTTATATACTTTCTCCAGTACTTTCTCTGTTTCCATAATCATGGTTGCTATTTCTTCAGAGAGATTTTTTTCTCTACCCAATATTTCAATGCGCCTGATTACTTCTTTCAAAGGCTGAATGCCCATTGTGTCAATTGTGGGTTTCATACGATGCGCAGTTCTGTAAACGGTATCCGCATCTCTTTTTTCCAAAGCCTGTTTAAGCAACTGCATGTCTTCGGGCATAGTTTTCAAGAACAGTAAAACCATTTTTGTGCGGAACTCAGTTCCTGGTCCTGCAATACCATTGAACATGCTTAAGTCAAACAAATTGATGTTTTCTTTCGCTGCTTTTGTATTTGCTTTGGCCTTGCCCTCTTTCTTCTTCTTATTTGTACTGAAGATTTTTTGAATGGCTGAGTAAAGTTCTTCTTCTGTATAAGGTTTTGTTACAGCTGCGTTTACGCCGGCTTTCAGGTATTTCTCCTGATCTTTTTTAAATGCATTTGCGGTAAGTGCAATGATTGGAATGCGTGCTTTCTCAGCATCATCCATATTTCTGATGAGGTCTGTAGCTTCTAATCCATCCATATCCGGCATGAGGATATCCATAAGGATCAGGTCAAATTCTTGTTTTGAAACCAGATCAACAGCCTCTTTACCATTCACGGCTACAACTACATCCATACCCCAATATTCCAGCATATGACGGGCAATCATTCTATTCAGTTCCACATCTTCTGCCAGTAATACTTTTTTACCCTTGAGGAGATTGGTTTCCTGAATGGTTTCAGTCGTTGTTGCAACCAACTCTGAATTGACTTTGATATATGGAATGTAGAAACTGAATTTGGTTCCTTTATTCACAACACTATTCACGCTGAGTTGACCACCCTGTAGTTCTACCAGGTTCTTACAAATACCCAAGCCCAAACCGGTACCACCATATTTTCTGGAGATATCCGTACTGGCTTGTACAAATGGGTCGAAGATGGTTTGTATTTTTTCTTCCGGAATACCGATGCCGGTATCTTCCACATCAAACTGTAACAGAATTTTTTCTGCTGTTTCCCGGATTGGCTGAAGGGTAACAGTAATCCTTCCTTGTTGAGTGAATTTCAAAGCATTGCTCAGCAGGTTGTTCAGTATTTGTCCAAGTCGGTAAGGATCTCCACTAACAGTAAAGCTTTGTTTATCTGGAACAATTAATGCCAGCTGAAGTCCTTTCTCCTCTGCTTTAAACTGAAACGACTGTACAGCAACGTTTACTTTATCAAGTACATCAAACGGCACTTGTTCCAGTTCCAGTTTACCTGCAGTAATTTTTTCAATCTCTAAAACATCATTTACAATTACCAGAAGATTTCTTGCAGATTCGGTAATCAGGTGGAGATAATTCTTTTGTTGTTCGCTGAGTTTTGTTTTTCCAAGCATGGCTGCCACACCTATAATACCATTCATGGGTGTGCGTATTTCATGGCTCATATTGGCCAGGAAAATCTGTTTGGCTTCAGCTGCTTTTTCAGTGAGGTCTTTAGCGAGTAGCAACTCTCTTTCAGCATTTACCCTGTCTGTAATATCCTGAGCAAAGCCGATGATATAAGGATTGCTGCTTTCCTCCACCATCATATAATTCTGGAAAAGCAGGTTGAGTTGTCTTCCTTTTTTATGCTGTACTGTAAATACGCCTTTCGCACTGCCTTCCATGGCAATTTCCTGCAGATAGCCTGTTCTCAACTCATCCATATCGGCATCCGGCATAAAATCAATCAGGTTTTTACCGATCAATTCATGCTCATCATAGCCAAGCGTCTGACAAATAGCCGGGTTAACAGAAAGCAATCTGCCTTGCAAATCGTGCGTGCAGATGAGTGCCTGACTAAATCTGAATAAATCTTTGAAACGTTTTTCACTGATGGCAACCTGTTCTTCAATTTGCTTACGCTGGGTAATGTCTAAGCCATAACCAATCACCAGAATAACATCGCCCTGTTCGTTGAGTACAGGAAACATATTCCTTAGGTGGTGTTGCGTACTTCCGTCAGCGTTTACCAAAGTTTCTTCCCAGGAGTGCAGTGTCTTTGAATTAACAACTGCATGAAACTTTTCTCTCCTCGCAACAGCAATCGACATTGGTTTATTCCTCAGCTTGCAATAGTCTTCATCTTTCTTACCAATCATCCATTTACGCAATTCCGGATCTTTAATTGCAATTGGGTTCAGGTAGAGATATGTATGCGCTGCATCAAAAACAGCAATATCCGCAGGGATATTATCCATAATCTGCTCATAGAACTTTTGCTGTTCCTGAAGTCTTTGGCGATAGCTGAATGCCGTGGTTACATCCCGGTAGTTCCAGAGATGGCCATGGTATTTTTCATCTATAAAAATGGGTATGTAATCCCTTTCCAATACCCTGCCGTCTGCCATTTGAAGAACTTCATTCAGTATGGGTTGCTGTTGTTTTAAAATCTCCTCAACACCAACAACAAAGGCATCCGGATCTGCAAAGAAAGATTTGCTCTGCTCGGCAGACTGTGAACAATCTGCACCTATTAGCATATCAGGTGGTGCAGGAATGTTGAACATATCGCAGAAATGCTGATTAGAGAGAACGATTCTTCTTTGATCGTCTTCTACCATGATGGCACTGTTCATATTACCAATCAGGGTCGTTAATCTTTTACTGGTTCTGGATAGTTCAGTTTCAATTTCTTTCTGCGCTGTGATATCGGTATGGATACCGATCATTTTTTGGGGTCGGCCTTCTGCATCTTTCTCAATCACCATGCCCCTGTCTAAAATCCAGATATAGCTGCCGTCTTTTTTGCGCATCCGGTAACTGCGGTTATGCATCATTCTTTCACCAGATGCATACTCCTGATCCATTTCATTGATCATCAAAACATCATCCGGATGGATCAGTTTTTTCCAAGAGTATTCCTCATCAGTAAACTCTTCAGGACTATAGCCAAGCATCCGCTTGTACTGATCTGAATAAAATGGTTTTCGAGCAGTGAAGTCAAATTCCCAGATACCATCACCTGCACCCTCTAATGCAAACTTCCAGCGCAGCTCACTATCTTTTAGTCTGGTGTCAGCTTCTTTTTCTTCAGTAATATCTTCTTCTACTGCAAAATATCCGGTAAGGTTGTTTTGCTTATCGAATAAGGGCTGTCCGTTAATTCTTACCCAATAGGGCTTACCTAATTTGTGGTAATTGAGTATTTCGCATACAAAGGGTAAGCGTTTGCGTATTTGATCAGAAAGAAAAACAGCTGTTTCCTTATTGGTTTCTTTGCCTTGTAAAAAATGACCTGGCTTTTTGCCTTTAACTTCTGATAAGGTGTAGCCGGTAATTTTAGTAAAGCCCTTGTTTACCCAATCTATTTTGCCATCCTTGTCAGCGATGATTACTGCATTTACTGTTTCTTCTGCAACCAAGGAAAGTCGCTTCAGATCATTTCTTTGTTGCTGAATGGTGTGTAGTAGTTGCTTAACCTCTTCATTTACAATTTCCTGAGTCTTTAGTACATGCAGCAAATCAATCAAAGGATCATGATAGGCAAAATCGTGGATACTGAGTGAGTTGCTTTTTATCTGTTCCATCGACTCAAACCAAGGCGAGCCTACAAACAATAATTGATTGGTTTCTGGTAAAAATTCAATTTGCCCGCGTAGCGCGATTGGGGTTTCTCCAATCGTTTCAAGAACAATTAGTTTATTCACTTCAGCTTTTAGCGCTTCGAAACTTTGTGTTGCTAGTTCTGGGCGCTTTACTACAAACTGTGTGAAAAAGGGTTGTTGTATTACCTGTGCGTATATTTTGGTTAGGCTTTGTCCAGCAGCAGCAATAGTTAATGACTCTCCAATCAATATGTGAAAGGGGAAGAGTCGATTAAACTGTTCGCTGTTAAAGCCAATATACATTACCAACTCACTTTAAACGTTTCATGATCTGCGCCTTGGTCTCTGCTGCTGATCAATTTAACCGTTACAGCTGTTTGATACATTTTGCCGAGACCATGCAATAAGCCCATTACAAAATCCTGCAGTCCCAATCGCTTAGAGAAATAGTGAACATGAATACTACTTTCTTCAATATGGCTTACTTTAAACTCAGGGGGCGTGAGTTTGGGATAAATCAACATTACCCGATTATGGAATACAGGTAGGTTAACCAGAAACTCTTTTAAATTATGGCCACCAGCTTCCATCAGGCCGCCATATTTTTCTTTTCCGGTTTTTAGTACCCAGTATTCGCCAAAAGCCATGAGCACTTCTCTTAATGATAAGTCGGTTTCTTCAGCAACAGCGCTGGCCAATTGATAAGTAATGGCATCATCATAGGGTTCATTACTGATAAAGAATTCCACATCTACGCCACTGCGGACTTTGATGCGTTCCCATTTTTCTTCACCAAAATTTTCTTTGACTAGCTCTTCGATAGCTTTGTTTACGATACCGTACATAGCAGGGTGTTTATTTCTTCAGGATGATTTCTCCAGCTTGTACCATGCGGTATAAGGTGGACTTGCCAATATCCAGTTTTTTCGCCACAAGCAGTATATCATAATCGTATTTCTCCAGGTAATGCTGAATTATTTTTCTTTCATAATCGCGCAAAGTCATTTCCTCCTGAAGCAGGTCTGCTTCTTTGTTGTTGTTAAACAGGGTCAGGTTATCTGCTTCAATATTGCTTCCATCTGCCATAACAGCTGCGAGTTCTACAATTGACTTCAATTCACGAACATTACCGGGAAAACTATAGTTACGCAGTTTATCAAAAGCAGCGGTACTGCAGGTTTTCTCAGGCAATTGATTGTCTTTGCAGAATTGCTGCAAAAAGTGTTTTGCCAGTACTATAATATCATTGCCTCTTTCTCTTAATGGTGGAATGCTGATTGGTAAACCCAGAAGTCTGTAATACAAATCCTCACGAAAACGTTTGGCTTTTACTTCTTCTGTTAAATTGCGGTGCGTTGCTACAATGATGCGAACATCAATGGGAACAACTGTATTACTGCCTATTCTGGTGATCTCTCTTTCCTGTAGTACGCGCAAGAGTTTTGCCTGGAGTGTAAGATCCATCTCGCCAATCTCATCTAAGAATAATGTGCCTTTGTGTGCTTCTTCAAACTTGCCGAGGCGTTTGCCCGTTGCGCCGGTAAATGCACCTTTCTCATGACCGAATAATTCACTCTCTAATAAGTCTCTAGGAATGGCAGCCACATTCAATGCTACAAATGGATATTGTTGTCGCGAAGAGTTGTGGTGAATGGCTTTAGCAACCATTTCCTTACCTGTACCCGTTTCACCGGTAATGGAAACCGTGATATTGGTTTGTGCTGCTTTTTCAATTAATTGAAACACTTTTTGCATCGCATCACTCTGTCCGATAATCATTTTATTGATATCGTATCGGTGCTTGAGCTGGCTCTTCAATTCACTAACTTCTGTTTTTAGTGATTTGATTTGCTGAAGCCGGATGATCACATTCCAGAGAATATCCTTGGTGTCTTCATTCTTTACAATATAATCAGCTGCCCCTGCCTGCAATAGACTTACGGCAGTACCCACATCTTCTTGCCCTGAAACCACCAATACATCTGTATCGGGTGAATCATGCTTGATTTTTTTTAGTACTTCTTCGCCCGTTTGTTTTGGTAATGAATAATCCAGCGTTACCACATCAGGCTTGTTATGTAGCTGCGCAAAAAAACTTTGCTCATCGTTGAAAACCGTTACCTCATAGTCAGGATTCAAGGATAAATAATGATGCAGCATGGTAGCATACCAAGGATCGTCATCCAGAATATATATGCGTAAGAGCTTTTTCACAGTGTTCAATTAAGATGTGAACGGGAAAAAATCCAATAATTAGAATAAAGTTCCCAAAAAGGGAAATAGCAGACAATTAAATTTTCATAATTAATTGATAATCAATATCAAAAATTTTGGCATCATTCTTCGTATACAGTGCTATCCAAACACATCCAATAGTCCTTTTTTAAAAATCCAATACCTATGAACCAACCACATATCCTATAGATCTCCTCTTTTGCTAAGGTCAATACCTGCATCCCCCGGCAGGGTTGATAAACCTGATACCAACAAGCGCACCCATGTAACCCATGGGTGTTTGTTTTATGCCATTTTGCAGTACTTTTCTGTTTCATCTTTTGTACATGAAAAAAATGCTTCTCCCGGCTTTACTTGCCTTTGCAGTATTGCCTTTGTCTGCTCAGAAAAAATCAACCGCAAAACAAGCCAACCCTGTTGCTGCTAAAGAATCACAGCCCGTTTGGGATAGTCTTTTTAAAACAGCAAGATTTCGCAATATTGGTCCGTTCAGAGGCGGACGTTCTGTAACAGCAACAGGTGTACCAAATCAGCCTTTGGTTTATTATATGGGTACCACAGGTGGTGGCGTTTGGAAAACAATGGATGCAGGACAAACTTGGAACAATATTTCTGATGGTTATTTTAAAACGGGTTCTGTTGGCGCAGTAGCAGTAGCTCCGAGTGATGTAAATGTGGTCTATGTAGGCATGGGCGAGCATGCGCCGCGTGGCGTGATGACGAGTTATGGTGATGGCGTGTACAAATCAACCGAT is drawn from Chitinophagales bacterium and contains these coding sequences:
- a CDS encoding ABC transporter ATP-binding protein produces the protein MSEFKDNILLDVQAVQKQLDSMSLQSISFQLNAGQRLAIIGESGSGKSSLLKMIGGLASADSGQVLFQGKRVKGPEEVLLPGHPGIAYLSQHFELRNNYRMEELLEYGNKLNPAMMQELIELCQIGHLLKRKNDTLSGGERQRIALAKLLLTKPSLLLLDEPFSNLDMPHRQTIRDIVNGISNQLQITCIMVSHDPLDVLPWANKVMVLEAGKLIQSGSAQQVYQYPVNAYAAGLLGEFITLNDALRSLFQVDQQYAFIRPEQVQSAATGIPAMVMDAQYCGSFTAYTLDTSAGQILMHSPHHGFEKGSTVNIRIQSA
- a CDS encoding SET domain-containing protein-lysine N-methyltransferase, encoding MPLKVCVLQPDYATSGVDYQYYDPPRNLSHLLPDATVDHVLLNKLTTYKQLKALQHKGYDVFVNLCEGYLEWEVPSIDVIYTLELLNLPFTGPTTKLYDPPKPLMKYVAYCAGVATPNYVLVHTLADIDAIAHLQYPLFVKPAKAGDSLGVDEASLVQNKAALQQKVRNLLEEYDELLVEEYIDGREFTVLVAANPDGKTCRVFKPVEYVFPEGRAFKTYALKTSELHPDCNHPCSDPVTEAALREAAAAIFKGFSGVGYARLDFRQKPDGSLYFLEINFTCSVFYTDGYEGSADFILQFDGIGQQGFLQHIIAEGMARHQRKQPLYEMKGNAIAGYGIYAARPISKGEVVFKGEGRAQRIITKPYVDKNWTDAEKQVFAHYAYPVSGQVYILWDDDPTQWAPQNHSCDPNTAYQGLDLVAIKAIAAGEEITADYAALLNDTAETFHCKCGAANCRGVVAGSNGNSVQARIEGSVTH
- a CDS encoding PAS domain S-box protein, coding for MYIGFNSEQFNRLFPFHILIGESLTIAAAGQSLTKIYAQVIQQPFFTQFVVKRPELATQSFEALKAEVNKLIVLETIGETPIALRGQIEFLPETNQLLFVGSPWFESMEQIKSNSLSIHDFAYHDPLIDLLHVLKTQEIVNEEVKQLLHTIQQQRNDLKRLSLVAEETVNAVIIADKDGKIDWVNKGFTKITGYTLSEVKGKKPGHFLQGKETNKETAVFLSDQIRKRLPFVCEILNYHKLGKPYWVRINGQPLFDKQNNLTGYFAVEEDITEEKEADTRLKDSELRWKFALEGAGDGIWEFDFTARKPFYSDQYKRMLGYSPEEFTDEEYSWKKLIHPDDVLMINEMDQEYASGERMMHNRSYRMRKKDGSYIWILDRGMVIEKDAEGRPQKMIGIHTDITAQKEIETELSRTSKRLTTLIGNMNSAIMVEDDQRRIVLSNQHFCDMFNIPAPPDMLIGADCSQSAEQSKSFFADPDAFVVGVEEILKQQQPILNEVLQMADGRVLERDYIPIFIDEKYHGHLWNYRDVTTAFSYRQRLQEQQKFYEQIMDNIPADIAVFDAAHTYLYLNPIAIKDPELRKWMIGKKDEDYCKLRNKPMSIAVARREKFHAVVNSKTLHSWEETLVNADGSTQHHLRNMFPVLNEQGDVILVIGYGLDITQRKQIEEQVAISEKRFKDLFRFSQALICTHDLQGRLLSVNPAICQTLGYDEHELIGKNLIDFMPDADMDELRTGYLQEIAMEGSAKGVFTVQHKKGRQLNLLFQNYMMVEESSNPYIIGFAQDITDRVNAERELLLAKDLTEKAAEAKQIFLANMSHEIRTPMNGIIGVAAMLGKTKLSEQQKNYLHLITESARNLLVIVNDVLEIEKITAGKLELEQVPFDVLDKVNVAVQSFQFKAEEKGLQLALIVPDKQSFTVSGDPYRLGQILNNLLSNALKFTQQGRITVTLQPIRETAEKILLQFDVEDTGIGIPEEKIQTIFDPFVQASTDISRKYGGTGLGLGICKNLVELQGGQLSVNSVVNKGTKFSFYIPYIKVNSELVATTTETIQETNLLKGKKVLLAEDVELNRMIARHMLEYWGMDVVVAVNGKEAVDLVSKQEFDLILMDILMPDMDGLEATDLIRNMDDAEKARIPIIALTANAFKKDQEKYLKAGVNAAVTKPYTEEELYSAIQKIFSTNKKKKEGKAKANTKAAKENINLFDLSMFNGIAGPGTEFRTKMVLLFLKTMPEDMQLLKQALEKRDADTVYRTAHRMKPTIDTMGIQPLKEVIRRIEILGREKNLSEEIATMIMETEKVLEKVYKQLREQFNA
- a CDS encoding heme NO-binding domain-containing protein codes for the protein MYGIVNKAIEELVKENFGEEKWERIKVRSGVDVEFFISNEPYDDAITYQLASAVAEETDLSLREVLMAFGEYWVLKTGKEKYGGLMEAGGHNLKEFLVNLPVFHNRVMLIYPKLTPPEFKVSHIEESSIHVHYFSKRLGLQDFVMGLLHGLGKMYQTAVTVKLISSRDQGADHETFKVSW
- a CDS encoding sigma-54-dependent Fis family transcriptional regulator, with translation MLHHYLSLNPDYEVTVFNDEQSFFAQLHNKPDVVTLDYSLPKQTGEEVLKKIKHDSPDTDVLVVSGQEDVGTAVSLLQAGAADYIVKNEDTKDILWNVIIRLQQIKSLKTEVSELKSQLKHRYDINKMIIGQSDAMQKVFQLIEKAAQTNITVSITGETGTGKEMVAKAIHHNSSRQQYPFVALNVAAIPRDLLESELFGHEKGAFTGATGKRLGKFEEAHKGTLFLDEIGEMDLTLQAKLLRVLQEREITRIGSNTVVPIDVRIIVATHRNLTEEVKAKRFREDLYYRLLGLPISIPPLRERGNDIIVLAKHFLQQFCKDNQLPEKTCSTAAFDKLRNYSFPGNVRELKSIVELAAVMADGSNIEADNLTLFNNNKEADLLQEEMTLRDYERKIIQHYLEKYDYDILLVAKKLDIGKSTLYRMVQAGEIILKK